One genomic window of Glycine max cultivar Williams 82 chromosome 16, Glycine_max_v4.0, whole genome shotgun sequence includes the following:
- the LOC100814233 gene encoding S-adenosyl-L-methionine:benzoic acid/salicylic acid carboxyl methyltransferase 3 has translation MKVAQVLHMNGGVGHASYANNSLVIQEKVICLTKPIREEAITSLYCNTVPRSLAVADLGCSSGPNTLLVVSEFIKIVEKLCRELNHKSPEYKVFLNDLPGNDFNNIFKSLDSFKEKLCDEMESRIGPCYFYGVPGSFYGRVFPNQSLHFVHSSYSLHWLSKVPEGVDNNRGNVYIGSTSPTNVARAYYEQFQRDFSLFLKFRAEELVKGGRMVLTFLGRRSDDPSSKDGGYIWELMATALNDMVLQGIIKEEKLDTFNIPLYTPSPSEVKLEVLKEGSFAINRLEVSEVNWNAFDDWNALEFESERSDTLSDGGYNVAQCMRAVAEPMLVSHFGEAIIEEVFSRYQQILTDRMSKEQTKFINVTVLLTRKA, from the exons agtaatccag GAAAAGGTGATTTGTTTGACAAAGCCCATAAGAGAGGAAGCCATAACAAGCCTCTATTGCAACACCGTCCCCAGAAGCTTGGCGGTTGCAGATTTGGGTTGCTCTTCTGGACCAAACACTTTGCTTGTTGTGTCTGAATTCATCAAAATTGTGGAGAAGCTTTGTCGGGAGCTAAACCATAAATCTCCAGAATACAAGGTCTTTCTGAATGATCTTCCTGGAAAtgacttcaacaacatcttcaAGTCCCTTGATAGCTTCAAAGAGAAGTTGTGTGATGAAATGGAAAGTAGGATTGGTCCATGCTACTTCTATGGGGTTCCTGGTTCTTTCTATGGCAGGGTTTTCCCAAATCAAAGTCTTCATTTTGTCCATTCCTCTTATAGCCTTCACTGGCTATCTAag GTTCCGGAGGGTGTAGACAACAACAGGGGCAATGTTTACATTGGCAGTACAAGCCCGACAAATGTTGCGAGAGCTTACTATGAGCAATTTCAAAgagatttctctctttttctcaagTTTCGTGCAGAGGAATTAGTTAAAGGAGGTCGTATGGTTCTAACATTTTTGGGAAGAAGAAGCGATGATCCCTCTAGCAAAGATGGTGGCTACATTTGGGAGCTTATGGCTACTGCTCTTAATGATATGGTCTTGCAG GGAAtcataaaagaagagaaattagATACTTTTAACATTCCTCTATACACTCCATCTCCATCTGAAGTGAAATTGGAAGTTCTTAAAGAAGGTTCATTTGCCATCAATCGTCTAGAGGTGTCTGAAGTGAATTGGAATGCTTTTGATGACTGGAACGCTCTTGAATTTGAATCTGAAAGGTCTGATACACTTAGTGATGGCGGATACAATGTGGCACAGTGCATGAGGGCTGTGGCAGAACCAATGCTTGTTAGCCACTTTGGTGAAGCTATCATTGAAGAGGTTTTTAGCCGCTACCAACAAATCTTGACTGATCGTATGTCCAAGGAGCAAACTAAGTTCATCAATGTCACCGTATTATTGACTAGAAAAGCATAA
- the LOC112999762 gene encoding uncharacterized protein, translating to MEFGLNSVYDFLLVQHRVRLGKYKRDSDSSQREGENLQAAWSPDAKLIAILTFAFFLHIFKVQLSDKRIHTGGKQPSALCLATISLLLTEQVPFAVKDLSV from the exons ATGGAGTTTGGGCTTAACAgtgtttatgattttttgttggttCAGCATAGAGTGAGATTGGGGAAGTACAAGAGAGATTCAGATTCATCGCAGAGGGAAGGAGAAAACTTGCAGGCCGCGTGGAGCCCTGATGCCAAATTAATCGCTATTCTT ACATTTGCATTCTTTCTTCACATTTTCAAGGTCCAGCTCTCAGATAAAAGAATACATACTGGTGGGAAGCAACCCTCTGCTTTGTGCCTAGCTACTATTTCTCTTCTGCTTACGGAACAAGTTCCTTTTGCAGTAAAGGATTTGTCAGTGTAG
- the LOC106796446 gene encoding uncharacterized protein has protein sequence MVRTRGLGHALGRVVDIGLGRGDHQDSDGAPQRRRPTTSARRRLVLVIVVEDVLADSLAVPEVEPVVAGDAPMVDADAQDTSAETDAQDIGSEDDADELEGFPGGPRDPSVLREYAEHVAASERLELKLSSHGRKVHNLGMPVPTIEEMVAGIELSPLIACSVDTGDRGLISSGDEYFPSSSGGGIHHVGRRHVSSSSVDRWRIHDFQPLHSDEAVLLLVELLMVSPEVAMVETGHCGGLYAHLQWLRDVYQCRCQTQHWTAIARAYLLHLLGCTLFANKSATHVHVVHLYALHDLTLTRRYAWGAVGLVHMYDQLNDCWIYEHFPSVEECNADPDYDKVSPRACRWIATKNIVKKISIAT, from the exons ATGGTTAGGACTAGAGGATTAGGCCATGCCTTAGGTAGGGTTGTTGATATAGGTCTGGGGAGAGGGGATCATCAAGATTCTGACGGTGCTCCCCAGCGTCGAAGGCCAACCACATCGGCACGCAGGCGACTGGTACTTGTCATTGTTGTCGAGGATGTACTTGCGGACTCGCTTGCGGTACCAGAGGTTGAGCCTGTTGTAGCTGGCGATGCGCCCATGGTAGATGCTGATGCACAAGACACTAGTGCAGAGACTGACGCACAAGATATCGGTTCAGAGGATGATGCAGATGAGCTTGAGGGATTTCCTGGTGGACCCAGGGACCCATCAGTGCTTAGGGAGTATGCTGAGCATGTTGCAGCCAGT GAACGTCTTGAGTTGAAGTTATCCTCCCACGGGAGAAAAGTGCATAACTTAGGCATGCCTGTTCCTACAATTGAAGAGATGGTTGCTGGGATAGAATTAAGTCCTTTGATCGCGTGTTCAGTAGACACCGGTGATCGGGGACTTATATCCTCGGGAGACGAGTATTTTCCATCTTCCAGTGGGGGAGGTATCCATCATGTTGGACGACGTCATGTCTCTTCTTCATCTGTCGATCGTTGGCGCATTCATGACTTTCAGCCTCTGCACAGCGACGAGGCAGTGCTGCTGTTGGTTGAGTTACTGATGGTCTCACCAGAGGTAGCCATGGTCGAGACAGGACACTGTGGTGGACTATACGCACACCTGCAGTGGCTACGAGACGTATACCAGTGCAGATGTCAAACCCAGCACTGGACAGCTATAGCTCGTGCTTATCTTCTGCATCTTctgggttgcactctttttgctaataagagtgcaacccATGTTCATGTTGTACACTTATACGCCCTGCATGACCTCACTCTTACTAGGAGGTATGCATGGGGAGCTGTTGGCCTCGTCCATATGTACGATCAGCTTAATGAT TGTTGGATATATGAGCACTTTCCGTCAGTTGAAGAGTGCAATGCTGATCCGGACTATGATAAGGTGTCACCACGTGCGTGTCGATGGATTGCCACAAAGAATATTGTCAAGAAGATATCTATAGCGACGTAA
- the LOC100813166 gene encoding S-adenosyl-L-methionine:benzoic acid/salicylic acid carboxyl methyltransferase 3: MKVAHVLHMNGGVGHASYANNSLVQQKVICLTKPIREEAITSLYCNTVPRSLAVADLGCSSGPNTLLVVSEFIKIVEKLCRELNHKSPEYKVFLNDLPGNDFNNIFKSLDSFKEKLRDEMESRIGPCYFYGVPGSFYGRVFPNQSLHFVHSSYSLQWLSKVPEGVDNNRGNVYIGSTSPTNVARAYYEQFQRDFSLFLKCRAEELVKGGCMVLTFLGRRSDDPSSKDGGYIWELMATALNDMVLQGIIKEEQLDTFNIPQYTPSPSEVKLEVLKEGSFAINRLEVSEVNWDAFDDWNALEFESERADSLSDGGYNVAQCMRAVAEPMLVSHFGEAIIEEVFSRYQQILADRMSKEKTKFTNVTILLTKKA, from the exons ATGAAGGTAGCACATGTGCTACACATGAACGGTGGCGTTGGACACGCAAGCTATGCAAACAACTCCCTTGTTCAG CAAAAGGTGATTTGTTTGACAAAGCCCATAAGAGAGGAAGCCATAACAAGCCTCTATTGCAACACCGTCCCCAGAAGCTTGGCGGTTGCAGATTTGGGTTGCTCTTCTGGACCAAACACTTTGCTTGTTGTGTCTGAATTCATCAAAATTGTGGAGAAGCTTTGCCGGGAGCTAAACCATAAATCTCCAGAATACAAGGTCTTTCTGAATGATCTTCCTGGGAAtgacttcaacaacatcttcaAGTCCCTTGATAGCTTCAAAGAGAAGTTGCGTGATGAAATGGAAAGTAGGATTGGTCCATGCTACTTCTATGGGGTTCCTGGTTCTTTCTATGGCAGGGTTTTCCCAAATCAAAGTCTTCATTTTGTCCATTCCTCTTATAGCCTTCAATGGCTATCTAAg GTTCCTGAGGGTGTAGACAACAACAGGGGCAATGTTTACATTGGCAGTACAAGCCCGACAAATGTTGCGAGAGCTTACTACGAGCAATTTCAAAgagatttctctctttttctcaagTGTCGTGCAGAGGAATTAGTTAAAGGAGGTTGTATGGTTCTAACATTTTTGGGAAGAAGAAGCGATGATCCCTCTAGCAAAGATGGTGGCTACATTTGGGAGCTTATGGCTACTGCTCTTAATGATATGGTCTTGCAG GGAATCATAAAAGAAGAGCAATTAGATACTTTTAACATTCCTCAATACACTCCATCTCCATCTGAAGTGAAATTGGAAGTTCTTAAAGAAGGTTCATTTGCCATCAATCGTCTAGAAGTGTCTGAAGTGAATTGGGATGCTTTTGATGACTGGAACGCTCTTGAATTTGAATCTGAAAGGGCTGATTCACTTAGTGATGGCGGATACAATGTGGCACAGTGCATGAGGGCTGTGGCAGAACCAATGCTTGTTAGCCACTTTGGTGAAGCTATCATTGAAGAGGTTTTTAGCCGCTACCAACAAATTTTGGCTGATCGTATGTCTAAGGAGAAAACTAAGTTCACCAATGTCACCATATTATTGACTAAAAAGGCATAA